Sequence from the Paenibacillus tundrae genome:
CCTTAATAACTTCAATTAAATTAACTCTAATCAGAGATCATGAAGGAAACAGCGGGTTACCTTCCATGCCAATCCAGAGATCGGATGCCTCAAGTTGTCCAGCAAGATGCAACAGCCAGTCTTCGCGGCCTTTGGTGGCCATTACCTGAACACCCATCGGTAAACCTTCAGATGTCATATGAACAGGCACGCTCATAGCAGGCTGACCCGTTAGATTTGCAAGCTGGGTATAAGGAGTGTACGTAAGACTTGGTTCGAACATTTCATAGATCAATTGCTGCTGCTCTAGCTTGTCCAGATCGCTTATTCGCATTAGATGCTGAATCTGCTCCGCATGAGGCGTGAGCTCTCCAATCTGAGGTGCTGGATAAGCATTAACTGGCGTAACATAGAAGTCATAACGGGTGAACAGGTTAGACATTTGTGCCGCCGCAACATCCCATTCCGCTAAACTATGCACAAACTCCGCTGCAGATACTTTTTTGCCCGCTTCAGCGAGAACCCATGACTCGATCTCCATATCGTCTGCCGTGAGCTCTCTACCCATAGCGTGCTCCATAGAAGCGATCATCGCAGCCATTTCACCGCTGTTCATCATATAATAGTTTTCCATCAACCGTACGCCATTAACTGGACTTAACTTCTCTTCAACCTCATGACCTTGCTCCTCCAACCAACGAACGACCTTATATACGGCTTGTATGGCTTCCTCACTTACAGAAGTCCCTACTGGAGAATCGGTAGTATAAGCAATTTTTAATTTGCGTTGATGAGGATAATTCAGATCTGCCAAGTAACTGCCAGGAAAGAGGGGAGCATGAAATGCAGCTTCTGGTTGAATAACTTGCAACGTATCTAGCAGCGCAGCGCTGTCCCGGACAGTTCGAGATAATGCAAAATCAATCGAAGCGCCTTGCCATTGACGACCAACACCTGGTCCTACTGGAGTACGTCCACGTGTTGGCTTCAGACCAAACAACCCGCTGAAGGAAGCAGGGATGCGGATAGAACCCCCTCCGTCACTGGCACCGGCTAGAGGTACAATTCCGGATGCTACTGCCGCAGCGGCGCCCCCGCTTGAACCTCCAGGAGAATGATTCGTATTCCATGGATTGCGTGTTGGGCCGTGTAAATGGGGCTCGGTAATATTTTTCAGCCCGAACTCTGGCGTGTTCGTATGTCCGATCATAATAAAACCAGCTTCACGTAATCGAGAGACAAAGTTAGAACTTCGTAACGCTCGATGATCTTGAAGAAGACGAGAGCCTGAAGTTAGGATCTGACCCTC
This genomic interval carries:
- a CDS encoding amidase, with product MSSFSYTSYDAIGLAELVRSREVSPIELLEAAYARLEEVNPQLNAVIRTYEVQARQEASMIRPGVQPFAGVPLLLKDISQSLEGQILTSGSRLLQDHRALRSSNFVSRLREAGFIMIGHTNTPEFGLKNITEPHLHGPTRNPWNTNHSPGGSSGGAAAAVASGIVPLAGASDGGGSIRIPASFSGLFGLKPTRGRTPVGPGVGRQWQGASIDFALSRTVRDSAALLDTLQVIQPEAAFHAPLFPGSYLADLNYPHQRKLKIAYTTDSPVGTSVSEEAIQAVYKVVRWLEEQGHEVEEKLSPVNGVRLMENYYMMNSGEMAAMIASMEHAMGRELTADDMEIESWVLAEAGKKVSAAEFVHSLAEWDVAAAQMSNLFTRYDFYVTPVNAYPAPQIGELTPHAEQIQHLMRISDLDKLEQQQLIYEMFEPSLTYTPYTQLANLTGQPAMSVPVHMTSEGLPMGVQVMATKGREDWLLHLAGQLEASDLWIGMEGNPLFPS